The Jannaschia sp. GRR-S6-38 genomic interval GGCGCCGGTGTAGATCGACAGCGCCAACCACAGCGCGATCAGCGATCCGCGCATCAGGATGCCGCCCTGGAAGTTGAAGCCGCGCAGTTCCGGGACCTCCCAGGACAGGCCCATGAACCAGCAGACCAAGGTGATCGGCACGATCCAGACGGCCAGCGTCGGCCAGAACGTCGCCGGCCGTTTGCCGGTCGCCTCCTGCGTGCGGTTGGCCCAGTTCAGGATCGCGCGCGCCGCGAAGAAGGACCCGGCCAGGACGGCCAGGATCACCAGCCAGTCCAGCAGCGCCCCCTGCGTTGCGGCCAGCTCGAACGCATCCGCGTCGGTGGCGCCCTGCGACAGCGCCTCTTCGTCGGTCAGGCCGAAGCCGTTGGTGAAATAGGGGCGCGGCACGTAGACGCCGCGGTTCGTCGCCGCGATCACCCCGAAGAGCGGCGAGGCCGTCGCCTCCTCGCCCCGGAAGTCCCGCGGCTGCGGGAAGACGTTCGCGACGACGGTGAAGATGATGATGATCCAGATGAGGACCGGAATGTTGCGGAAGGCCTCGACATAGACGGCCATCAGCTTGGAGATGATCCAGTTCTTCGACAGGCGCAGCACGCCCGCGATCACGCCCAGCACCGTCGCGGTCACGCAGGCCAGGAAGGCCACGATCAGCGTGTTCAGCGCCCCCACGATGGTCGCCCGCAGATGCGTCGACTGGCTGTCATAGGGAATGGGCTGCTGGTTGATGTCGTAGCCCGAAGGCGCCGCGAGGAAGTCGTAGCTCAGGTCCTGGCCCAGATCGGCGAGGTTCGCGAGCAGGTTCGAGATCAGATACCCGATCCCGAGCACGAGAAGCACCAGCGTGATGACCTGGAAGGTGATCGAACGATAGCGCGTGTCGCTGATCAGCTTGCCGAGGCGGAATCCGTCGTCCCGCGGCGGATCGGTCATGATCGTCATCTGTTTTCCCCGTGTTCCCGTCGGGCGGAGCGGCCGCTTGGGCCGCCGATGCCGGGGACGTTTGCCGCCCCTCGGATCCCCGAGAGATTATCGTTTCAGCTGTGGAAAGGGGCGCGGCATGACCGCGCCCCTGACCGAAATCGTCTTACCGGAAGGGCGGCGAGTAGAGCAGCCCGCCCTCGGTGTACTGCGCGTTCAGGCCGCGCGAGAGGCCGATCGCCGTTTCCTCGCCGATATTGGTCGAGAAGACCTCGCCGTAGTTGCCGACGGCGGCGATGGCGCGACGGGCCCACTCATTGTCGAGACCCATCATGGCGCCCAGCTCGCCCTCGGTGCCCAGCAGGCGGTTCACCTCGGGGTTGTCGCCCGGCGCGGCGGCCAGCTCCTCGACGTTCTCACTGGTCACGCCGTACTCTTCGGCGGCGATCAGGGCGTTGAGCGTCCACTTGACGATGTCGAACCACTCCGAGTCGCCGTGACGGACCAGCGGGCCCAGCGGCTCCTTGGAAACGACCTCGGGCAGGATCACGCTGTCGGCGGGGTTCTCGAAGCCCGCGCGCTGCGCGGCCAGGGCCGAGCGGTCGGTGGTGTAGACGTCGCAGGCACCGGCCAGGTACTGCTGAACGGCCTCGGCGCCGGTCTCGATCGGAACGGGCTCGTAGGACATGCCGTTCACGCGGAAGTAGTCCGCGAGGTTCAGCTCGGTCGTCGTGCCGGTCTGGATGCAGACCGTCGCGCCGTCGAGCTCGGTGGCCGAGGACACGCCCAGCGCGGCCGGGACCATGAAGCCCTGGCCGTCATAGTAGTTGATGCCGGTGAAGTCGAACTTCAGGTCGGTGTCGCGCGAGAAGGTCCAGGTGGTGTTCCGGGCCAGCATGTCGATTTCGCCCGAGGCGAGCGACGTGAAGCGCGTTTTGCCGGTGGTCGGCACGAAGGTCACGGCGGTCGCGTCGCCCAGGACCGCGGCGGCGACGGCGCGGCAGACGGCCACGTCGAAGCCCTGCCATTCGCCATTGGCGTCGGGCTCGGCGAAGCCCGGGACACCGGTCGTCACGCCGCAGTTCAGCGTCCCGCGGGCCTTGACGTCGTCCAGAGTCGCAGCCGAGGCGGCCGCGGCAGCCAGACCGGCGAAGGCCACGGTGCCGAGAAATACGGATTTCTTCATTAGTTACCTCTTCCTGATGGACCGCGCCCTCTCCCCGAAGGCGCGGCGCCGACCCCCGATGCAT includes:
- a CDS encoding amino acid ABC transporter substrate-binding protein, translating into MKKSVFLGTVAFAGLAAAAASAATLDDVKARGTLNCGVTTGVPGFAEPDANGEWQGFDVAVCRAVAAAVLGDATAVTFVPTTGKTRFTSLASGEIDMLARNTTWTFSRDTDLKFDFTGINYYDGQGFMVPAALGVSSATELDGATVCIQTGTTTELNLADYFRVNGMSYEPVPIETGAEAVQQYLAGACDVYTTDRSALAAQRAGFENPADSVILPEVVSKEPLGPLVRHGDSEWFDIVKWTLNALIAAEEYGVTSENVEELAAAPGDNPEVNRLLGTEGELGAMMGLDNEWARRAIAAVGNYGEVFSTNIGEETAIGLSRGLNAQYTEGGLLYSPPFR
- a CDS encoding amino acid ABC transporter permease, whose translation is MTIMTDPPRDDGFRLGKLISDTRYRSITFQVITLVLLVLGIGYLISNLLANLADLGQDLSYDFLAAPSGYDINQQPIPYDSQSTHLRATIVGALNTLIVAFLACVTATVLGVIAGVLRLSKNWIISKLMAVYVEAFRNIPVLIWIIIIFTVVANVFPQPRDFRGEEATASPLFGVIAATNRGVYVPRPYFTNGFGLTDEEALSQGATDADAFELAATQGALLDWLVILAVLAGSFFAARAILNWANRTQEATGKRPATFWPTLAVWIVPITLVCWFMGLSWEVPELRGFNFQGGILMRGSLIALWLALSIYTGAFIAENVRAGILAISKGQTEAAAALGLRPRRIMNLVVLPQALRVIIPPLISQYLNITKNSSLAIAVGYMDLTATLGGITLNQTGRAIESILLLMLFYLTISLLISFFMNIYNNSVRLKER